A single genomic interval of Chryseobacterium paludis harbors:
- a CDS encoding GEVED domain-containing protein: protein MKKLLFSVILGFSCTTFYAQKTELVECGTDELMRKHYQRFPEEKARDDAFNLELSKLIKSGKLASTIDKNQVYEIPIVVHVVGDGSAIGTVNNKSDADIIAWVNYTNGVFAGNSSSGMSPSSAILPVKFVFAKISPSCATTNGINRINASNLPKYVSGGVNNDNTTNAVTASEITAMGMWDTSKYYNIYVVKKLASNSGTLNGFAYYPGGSNDYAFMSTSASAVNAQTLAHEFGHALGLRHTHEGFNDSTGACPTNTDCTLQGDLVCDTEPMKSLYHSSVPFTCQTGQINPCTSLTYAGGERNVMSYTFCFRDLFTNGQSDRATAQLLQYRQSLINSPVGNATPPNNTVSLTTACIPTTITNPGNFNIGITSVKFGSINNYSTNFKAVSNNFYENFTGNYCLGASKTSIPSGSPTTLTIAPGANNPHIIKAYIDYNNDGQFNETTELVLNQSNIASGTTATAAVTPPSNAVVNKALRMRVIGEYNGTAVTSCYTPKYGQVEDYSVIIQPRTLSTKNNMIENRTTISQIENTVQINSDIKIVSLTIYDSSGRMLINQTNIRSTEVTVPINAKNVVVIVRATLENGKVITQKLRF, encoded by the coding sequence ATGAAAAAACTATTATTCTCTGTTATTCTTGGTTTCTCGTGCACTACTTTTTATGCACAGAAAACCGAGTTAGTAGAATGCGGAACCGATGAATTAATGCGAAAACATTATCAGAGATTTCCGGAAGAAAAAGCCAGAGACGATGCTTTTAATTTAGAATTATCAAAACTGATCAAAAGTGGAAAACTAGCATCAACTATCGACAAAAATCAAGTCTATGAAATTCCTATCGTAGTTCATGTCGTAGGCGACGGAAGTGCTATAGGTACGGTAAACAACAAATCCGATGCTGATATTATTGCTTGGGTAAATTACACGAACGGTGTTTTCGCAGGAAATTCCTCCAGCGGTATGTCACCTTCCAGCGCTATATTGCCTGTAAAGTTTGTTTTTGCTAAAATCAGCCCCAGTTGTGCAACAACGAATGGAATCAACAGGATCAACGCATCAAATCTCCCTAAGTATGTAAGTGGCGGCGTAAATAATGACAATACCACCAATGCCGTAACTGCATCTGAAATTACAGCCATGGGAATGTGGGATACCAGCAAATATTACAATATCTACGTCGTTAAAAAATTAGCATCCAACTCTGGAACTCTTAATGGTTTTGCCTATTATCCTGGCGGAAGCAATGATTATGCATTTATGTCCACCAGTGCATCTGCTGTTAATGCCCAAACATTGGCACATGAATTTGGACACGCCCTAGGACTTCGCCACACTCATGAAGGCTTTAATGACTCCACTGGCGCATGTCCCACCAATACAGATTGTACATTACAGGGAGACCTGGTATGTGATACAGAACCTATGAAGAGCCTCTATCATTCTTCTGTTCCTTTTACGTGTCAGACAGGGCAGATCAATCCTTGTACAAGTCTAACCTATGCAGGAGGTGAAAGAAATGTAATGTCTTATACTTTCTGTTTCAGGGATTTATTTACCAACGGCCAATCTGACAGGGCAACAGCACAGCTTTTACAATACAGACAATCACTTATAAATTCTCCTGTAGGTAATGCAACTCCTCCTAACAACACGGTATCTTTAACAACAGCTTGTATACCGACAACCATTACCAATCCAGGAAATTTCAATATCGGAATTACATCCGTTAAGTTTGGAAGCATTAATAATTATTCAACCAATTTTAAGGCCGTATCTAACAATTTCTATGAAAATTTCACAGGAAATTATTGCTTAGGCGCATCAAAAACATCCATACCTTCAGGCTCTCCAACAACCCTCACGATTGCTCCCGGAGCAAATAACCCACATATAATTAAAGCATACATCGATTATAATAATGATGGCCAGTTCAATGAAACAACAGAATTGGTTCTTAACCAGAGTAATATAGCAAGTGGAACTACTGCGACCGCAGCTGTTACTCCACCATCGAACGCTGTCGTTAATAAAGCTTTAAGAATGCGTGTGATCGGTGAATATAATGGTACTGCGGTGACTTCATGTTATACCCCAAAATATGGACAAGTGGAAGATTATTCAGTTATTATTCAGCCCCGAACTTTATCCACTAAAAATAATATGATTGAAAACAGGACAACTATTTCCCAGATAGAAAATACAGTCCAAATAAACAGTGATATAAAAATTGTTTCACTCACCATCTATGATTCTTCAGGAAGAATGCTGATCAACCAAACCAACATCAGATCAACTGAAGTAACGGTTCCAATTAATGCTAAAAATGTTGTCGTTATAGTACGTGCAACACTGGAAAATGGAAAAGTGATCACCCAAAAATTAAGATTCTAA
- a CDS encoding ABC transporter ATP-binding protein: MKKQDTWGIIKRLFFIGMKFRSWFILTLIISIILSIVSTYRPYLTMQVVDNDITKLQDKALMMKHIYILVGLVFAETVLNFFLVYFSNYISQNVIRDIRERLYAKLIYFRTSFFDKTPIGQLVTRAVGDVETIATVYTDGFLMVFGDILRIVFVLVMMFSTNVHLSYITLAILPLMVLITRFFQKRLKKAFGDERTWTANQNSFVQERLAGMPIIQVFNRQQAEFKKFDDINITLKGALLKTVFIFSLFFPVVELISSLFIGFILFYGGYITISAGVVIAFIQYISMLIRPLRQIADRFNNIQRGIVGAERVLGVMDEDYAMPNHGTIKKDHFDGKIEFKDVRFAYDEKQEVLKGINFKVNPGETVAIVGATGAGKSTIISLITRLYDINSGEIFIDDVELKDYELYNLRSHIGVVLQDVFLFHGSIFENLAFGDDSVTLEKIKAGAKEIEVDEFIQQLPGGYDYVVSERGSSISLGQRQLLSFLRAYLSDPKILILDEATSSIDHESEKLIQRATEKITKNRTSIIIAHRLSTIEKADKIIVMEHGKIVEEGKHMELLNKNGYYSTLYKAQLRHEVEMEAESEASK; encoded by the coding sequence ATGAAAAAACAAGATACCTGGGGAATTATTAAAAGGCTCTTCTTTATCGGAATGAAATTTCGTTCTTGGTTTATCCTTACCCTAATAATTTCTATTATACTATCAATAGTTTCTACTTACAGACCTTATCTTACAATGCAGGTTGTAGATAACGATATCACGAAACTGCAGGATAAAGCTTTAATGATGAAGCATATCTACATTTTAGTGGGATTGGTTTTTGCTGAAACTGTTTTAAATTTCTTTTTGGTGTATTTCTCCAACTATATTTCTCAGAATGTAATCAGGGATATAAGAGAAAGGCTGTATGCTAAACTTATCTATTTCAGGACATCATTTTTTGATAAAACTCCAATTGGGCAATTGGTAACACGTGCTGTTGGTGATGTTGAAACCATTGCTACTGTATATACAGATGGTTTCCTGATGGTTTTTGGAGATATACTGAGAATTGTATTTGTATTGGTGATGATGTTCAGTACCAATGTTCATTTGAGTTATATTACCCTTGCAATTCTCCCTTTAATGGTTTTGATCACGAGATTCTTTCAAAAGAGACTGAAAAAAGCTTTTGGAGATGAAAGAACATGGACAGCGAACCAAAACTCTTTTGTTCAGGAAAGATTAGCAGGGATGCCCATTATTCAGGTTTTCAACAGGCAGCAAGCAGAATTCAAAAAATTTGATGATATCAATATTACGCTGAAAGGCGCTTTATTGAAAACTGTTTTCATTTTCTCATTATTCTTTCCTGTAGTAGAACTTATTTCTTCATTATTTATCGGATTCATTCTTTTTTATGGTGGATACATTACAATTAGTGCAGGGGTAGTTATTGCGTTTATTCAATATATCTCAATGTTGATTCGTCCGTTGCGACAAATAGCGGATCGTTTTAATAATATTCAACGTGGAATTGTTGGAGCAGAAAGGGTTTTGGGGGTAATGGATGAAGATTATGCAATGCCTAATCATGGTACTATTAAGAAAGATCATTTTGATGGTAAAATCGAGTTTAAAGATGTTCGTTTTGCCTATGATGAGAAACAGGAAGTTTTAAAAGGAATAAATTTTAAAGTAAATCCTGGAGAAACTGTAGCGATTGTGGGAGCTACTGGAGCTGGAAAATCTACGATCATCAGTTTGATCACAAGACTATATGATATTAATTCCGGGGAAATTTTTATTGATGATGTGGAACTTAAAGATTATGAGCTATATAATCTAAGAAGTCATATAGGGGTGGTATTGCAGGATGTTTTCTTATTCCACGGAAGTATCTTTGAAAACCTTGCATTCGGAGATGATTCTGTTACATTAGAAAAAATAAAAGCAGGTGCTAAAGAGATTGAAGTAGATGAATTTATTCAGCAGCTTCCGGGTGGATATGATTATGTAGTAAGTGAAAGAGGTTCATCGATATCTTTAGGTCAGAGACAGTTGTTGTCTTTCTTAAGGGCTTATTTATCAGATCCCAAAATTCTTATCCTTGATGAAGCTACATCTTCTATTGACCATGAAAGTGAGAAGCTGATTCAAAGGGCAACCGAAAAAATTACCAAAAACAGAACTTCTATTATCATTGCCCACAGGCTTTCAACAATTGAGAAAGCAGATAAGATCATTGTCATGGAGCATGGTAAAATTGTTGAGGAGGGAAAGCATATGGAATTGCTTAATAAAAATGGATATTATTCTACTTTGTATAAAGCTCAGCTGAGACATGAGGTTGAAATGGAAGCAGAGAGTGAAGCTTCAAAATAA
- the truA gene encoding tRNA pseudouridine(38-40) synthase TruA encodes MTFQQIFNKIKVFLWSYSITLRYFIEFSYNGKNYFGYQIQPDANSVQEELEKALSTILREEIKMTGAGRTDTGVHAKKMFAHFDTEEVLNDQLSHKLNSFLPPDISIKRIFPVKDDFHARFDATYRTYEYYISLEKNPFTIDSAWQMWRRSLNVEAMNEACKILFEYEDFTSFAKLKTDNKTNICKMYKAEWEQNGNELKFTVSANRFLRNMVRAIVGTMVEIGAGKIKPEDLRKVIEDKNRNSAGTSAPAQGLFLVDVGYEF; translated from the coding sequence ATGACTTTTCAACAAATATTTAATAAAATTAAAGTATTTTTGTGGAGTTATTCTATTACATTGAGGTACTTTATAGAGTTTTCTTACAACGGGAAAAATTATTTCGGTTATCAGATCCAGCCGGATGCTAATTCTGTACAGGAAGAATTAGAAAAAGCACTTTCCACAATTTTAAGGGAAGAAATTAAAATGACGGGTGCCGGAAGAACGGATACTGGTGTTCACGCTAAAAAAATGTTTGCTCATTTTGATACTGAAGAAGTTTTAAATGATCAGCTTTCCCATAAACTAAACAGCTTTCTTCCACCAGATATTTCCATTAAAAGAATTTTTCCGGTAAAAGATGATTTCCATGCGCGATTTGATGCTACTTATAGAACTTATGAGTATTATATTTCTTTGGAAAAAAATCCTTTTACAATAGATTCTGCATGGCAGATGTGGAGAAGATCTTTAAATGTGGAGGCGATGAATGAAGCTTGTAAAATTTTATTTGAATACGAAGATTTTACAAGTTTTGCTAAATTGAAAACAGATAATAAAACCAATATCTGCAAAATGTATAAAGCAGAATGGGAGCAAAACGGGAATGAATTAAAGTTTACTGTTTCTGCCAATCGTTTTCTCAGAAATATGGTACGGGCAATTGTTGGAACAATGGTAGAGATTGGTGCCGGAAAAATAAAACCCGAAGATTTAAGAAAAGTTATTGAAGATAAAAACCGTAATTCTGCTGGAACTTCTGCTCCGGCTCAGGGTCTCTTTCTTGTTGATGTAGGCTACGAATTTTAA
- the lpxK gene encoding tetraacyldisaccharide 4'-kinase, with the protein MKRWYLYPFSVGYHLVTGIRNTMYDLGIFKSTKFKTPIINVGNLSVGGSGKSPMVMYLAQYLSKHYRTGVLSRGYGRLTKGYEITNYDSNYKMVGDEAMQLFERFKNRFVIAVSEERVPGAKKVIEDMDLDVLVLDDALQHRAIKAGFNILMTDFNDPYFKDHLLPAGDLRESRGGVKRADIIMVSKCPDELTEETKQYYISRIRPDRYQKVFFSSIGYDENVYGKEKMLPDNNLNYYDILLITGIANPKPLLEHLAKFSNRVKHLKFRDHHNFSDDDIKKIVAEYKKLGEYKLILTTEKDYVRLKSFDYLRDIVYYWPINVIIDKKEEFNQIILDYVRKNHGNR; encoded by the coding sequence ATGAAAAGATGGTACCTTTATCCCTTCTCTGTAGGTTATCATTTGGTAACGGGTATCCGAAACACAATGTATGATCTGGGGATCTTTAAATCTACGAAATTCAAAACACCGATCATCAATGTCGGTAACTTGTCTGTTGGCGGAAGTGGAAAATCACCAATGGTGATGTACCTTGCCCAATATCTATCTAAACATTATAGAACCGGTGTTCTTTCACGCGGCTATGGCAGACTTACAAAAGGTTATGAAATAACGAATTATGACAGCAACTATAAAATGGTTGGTGATGAAGCTATGCAGTTATTCGAACGTTTTAAGAACCGGTTTGTAATTGCCGTTTCTGAAGAAAGAGTTCCTGGTGCTAAAAAAGTGATTGAGGATATGGATCTCGATGTTTTGGTGCTTGATGATGCACTGCAGCACAGAGCGATCAAAGCTGGTTTCAATATTTTGATGACCGATTTTAATGATCCTTATTTTAAAGATCACCTTCTTCCTGCAGGAGATTTAAGAGAATCGAGAGGCGGAGTAAAAAGAGCAGATATCATTATGGTCAGTAAATGTCCTGATGAATTGACTGAGGAAACCAAACAGTATTACATTTCGAGAATAAGACCTGATCGTTATCAGAAAGTATTCTTTTCATCTATCGGATATGACGAGAATGTATATGGGAAAGAAAAAATGCTTCCTGACAACAACCTTAATTATTATGATATTCTTTTAATTACAGGAATTGCAAATCCAAAACCTCTATTAGAACATTTGGCTAAATTTTCCAATAGAGTAAAACATCTAAAATTCAGGGATCATCATAATTTTTCTGACGACGATATCAAAAAAATTGTTGCTGAATATAAAAAATTAGGTGAATACAAATTAATCCTTACAACGGAAAAAGATTATGTCCGTTTAAAAAGCTTTGACTATCTTAGAGATATTGTTTACTACTGGCCTATCAATGTGATCATTGATAAAAAGGAAGAGTTTAACCAAATCATCTTAGATTATGTTAGAAAAAATCACGGAAACCGTTAA
- a CDS encoding purine-nucleoside phosphorylase → MLEKITETVNFIKNIIRDTPEFAIVLGSGLGKLQDEVEPIHILEYKDIPNFPQTTVAGHEGQLIYGILEGKKVLMMSGRFHYYEGYSMETVVFPIRVFHLLGIKNLLLSNAAGGVNPNYNVADIVILKDHINMMPEHPLRGKNIDEFGPRFVDMSEPYNKKMIAVAEKAASDHNIKIHQGVYVSLQGPTFETPAEYGMIKAIGGDMVGMSTVPEVIVAKHMDMNVFCVSIITDLGGPDVAFAVSHEEVLNAANKAMPIVITVVKGLVKNFQ, encoded by the coding sequence ATGTTAGAAAAAATCACGGAAACCGTTAATTTCATTAAAAATATTATTCGGGATACCCCTGAATTTGCTATTGTTTTAGGATCGGGATTAGGAAAACTACAGGATGAAGTTGAACCTATTCATATATTAGAATATAAAGACATTCCCAACTTTCCTCAAACTACCGTGGCTGGTCATGAAGGTCAATTAATTTATGGAATTTTAGAAGGTAAAAAAGTTTTGATGATGAGTGGTCGTTTTCATTATTATGAAGGCTATTCTATGGAAACTGTTGTATTTCCTATCCGTGTTTTTCATCTATTAGGAATCAAAAACCTTCTTCTTTCTAATGCTGCAGGAGGAGTAAATCCCAATTATAATGTAGCAGATATTGTAATTTTAAAAGACCATATCAATATGATGCCCGAGCATCCTCTTAGAGGCAAAAACATTGATGAATTCGGACCTCGCTTTGTTGATATGAGCGAGCCTTACAATAAAAAAATGATCGCTGTAGCAGAAAAGGCAGCTTCTGACCATAATATTAAAATTCATCAGGGAGTTTATGTAAGTCTGCAGGGTCCAACTTTTGAAACGCCTGCAGAATATGGAATGATAAAAGCGATAGGTGGTGACATGGTTGGAATGAGCACCGTTCCTGAAGTTATCGTTGCCAAACATATGGATATGAATGTCTTTTGTGTTTCTATTATTACCGATCTTGGAGGCCCGGATGTTGCTTTCGCTGTATCACATGAAGAAGTTCTGAATGCAGCCAACAAAGCAATGCCTATTGTAATTACGGTTGTAAAAGGCTTGGTTAAAAACTTTCAATAA
- a CDS encoding TlpA family protein disulfide reductase, with protein MKKLFLFFMLGSFGLSYAQQTPKVLKTSFSKEALQQKLENEDGKNITIQDILDQHKGKVVVIDFWAGWCRDCLKALPKAQELEKNNPNIDFVFLSLERSKEGFDKSLERFDMKDKDNYWFATGWKNDFNNYIDLNWIPRYMVIDQKSAIAKYYAITPEDPEIQTTINKLLQ; from the coding sequence ATGAAAAAGCTATTCTTATTTTTTATGTTAGGAAGTTTTGGACTTTCTTATGCACAGCAAACTCCAAAAGTTCTGAAAACCAGTTTTTCTAAAGAAGCTTTACAACAAAAGCTTGAAAATGAAGACGGAAAAAATATTACGATACAAGATATTCTTGATCAGCATAAAGGGAAAGTTGTTGTGATTGATTTCTGGGCCGGATGGTGCAGAGATTGCCTGAAGGCACTACCAAAAGCTCAGGAATTGGAGAAAAACAATCCGAATATAGATTTTGTATTTCTTTCATTAGAAAGATCTAAAGAGGGTTTTGATAAAAGCCTTGAAAGATTTGATATGAAGGATAAAGATAATTACTGGTTTGCAACGGGATGGAAAAATGATTTCAATAACTATATTGACCTCAACTGGATCCCAAGATATATGGTGATTGACCAAAAATCTGCAATTGCAAAATATTATGCGATCACACCGGAAGATCCTGAAATTCAAACTACCATAAATAAGCTTTTACAATAG
- a CDS encoding GNAT family N-acetyltransferase gives MTIREATKEDLKVLLEFEQGIVDSERPFDKTLIDGEIHYYDLNFLISSEDALLVVVEKNNEIVASGYALIKETQKDYSNFKKYAYLGFMFVKPEYRGQGINQSIVDKLIEWSKEKGMYEIRLDVYDKNESAVKAYEKAGFEPLLLTMRLKKES, from the coding sequence ATGACTATAAGAGAAGCTACGAAAGAAGATTTGAAAGTTCTTTTAGAATTTGAACAAGGTATTGTTGATTCTGAAAGACCTTTTGATAAAACTTTAATTGATGGTGAAATCCATTATTACGATTTAAATTTTTTGATTAGTTCAGAAGATGCTTTATTAGTTGTCGTTGAAAAAAACAACGAAATTGTTGCCTCAGGATATGCCTTGATCAAGGAAACACAAAAAGATTACAGCAATTTTAAAAAATATGCCTACCTCGGTTTTATGTTTGTAAAACCCGAATATAGAGGCCAGGGAATCAATCAATCTATTGTTGATAAATTGATTGAATGGTCAAAAGAGAAAGGAATGTATGAAATAAGGTTAGATGTATATGATAAAAATGAATCGGCAGTAAAAGCTTATGAAAAGGCCGGTTTCGAACCCCTGCTTCTTACGATGAGATTAAAAAAAGAATCTTAA
- the dinB gene encoding DNA polymerase IV, with the protein MDFSFPIRKIIHVDMDAFYASVEQHDNPALRGKPIAVGGEHRGVVSAASYEARKFGVRSAMPSKIAKEKCPHLIFVPPHFARYKEVSKKIREIFHEYTDLVEPLSLDEAYLDVTENKKDIESANEIAREIRQKIFEQTGLTASAGISVNKFLAKVASDINKPNGQKTIHPDKIESFLEELPVEKFYGVGKVTANKMFTLGIFKGKDLKKKTLPELVSLFGKSGSYYYNVVRGIHNSEVKPHRIQKSVAVERTFFEDLYDEQQINEKLKSLSEELHQRLQKNNILGRALTLKIKYKDFSLFTRSMTKEEYYISDEEYFKTAQKLWELRPFDKPVRLLGLSLSHLNTEEKKQISVQLKIPFEEFGNQ; encoded by the coding sequence ATGGATTTTTCTTTTCCCATCCGCAAAATTATTCATGTTGATATGGATGCATTTTATGCTTCTGTAGAACAGCATGATAATCCTGCACTTCGGGGGAAGCCCATCGCAGTAGGCGGTGAACATCGCGGAGTTGTTTCAGCTGCAAGTTATGAAGCAAGAAAGTTCGGAGTCCGTTCTGCCATGCCTAGTAAAATAGCAAAAGAAAAATGCCCCCATCTTATTTTCGTTCCGCCACACTTCGCACGATATAAGGAAGTTTCAAAAAAGATCCGGGAAATCTTCCATGAATATACAGATTTGGTAGAACCTTTATCTTTAGATGAAGCTTATCTGGATGTCACTGAAAATAAAAAAGATATAGAATCTGCTAATGAGATCGCAAGAGAGATCCGTCAGAAAATATTTGAACAAACCGGCCTCACGGCTTCAGCAGGAATTTCTGTCAACAAATTTTTAGCAAAAGTAGCTTCTGATATTAATAAACCCAATGGCCAGAAAACAATACATCCTGATAAGATCGAAAGTTTCCTGGAAGAATTACCTGTAGAAAAATTTTATGGAGTTGGAAAAGTGACGGCTAATAAGATGTTTACTTTGGGGATTTTTAAAGGAAAAGATCTAAAGAAGAAAACACTCCCGGAACTTGTCAGTCTTTTTGGTAAATCAGGAAGTTACTATTATAATGTAGTCCGTGGCATTCATAATTCTGAAGTTAAACCTCATCGAATTCAAAAAAGTGTAGCTGTAGAACGTACATTTTTTGAAGATCTTTATGATGAACAGCAGATCAATGAAAAATTAAAAAGCTTAAGCGAGGAATTACATCAAAGATTACAAAAGAATAATATTCTTGGAAGAGCACTTACTTTAAAGATAAAATATAAAGACTTTTCGCTTTTTACGAGAAGTATGACAAAAGAAGAATATTATATTTCCGATGAAGAATATTTCAAAACAGCCCAAAAGCTATGGGAACTTAGACCTTTTGATAAGCCGGTCCGTTTACTAGGATTATCCCTCTCCCACCTTAATACGGAAGAAAAAAAACAAATCTCCGTTCAACTAAAAATCCCGTTTGAAGAGTTTGGAAATCAATAG
- a CDS encoding alpha-amylase, with product MNSTMIQFFHWYSDGNQMLWKEAQNQSEYLAELGITSVWFPPAYKGTSGGYSTGYDAYDLFDLGEFDQKGGIPTKYGIKDDYIKAIQALKKQNIQVIVDIVLGHKAGGDELEKFKAVKVDENNREKVISDIIEIESYTKFTFPGRHKKYSDFEWNFTCFSGVDYAEGMDSHIFKIQSEYGNDWEEMIDDEKGNYDYLMYNDIEHRNPFVREELNSWAKWYFDQTDFDGVRLDALKHISFDFYKEWLTLIRSNSGKNIFAVGEYWAPGYLHLLQKYIDVTEGCMSLFDSSLQNNFHNASKEGGSYDLRKIFDETLTQADPLHSVSLVDNHDTQPLQDLEAPVEEWFKPIAYALILLREDGYPCVFYPDLYGAHYVDKDREGNDQEIFLNKVDGIEELLKARKEYAYGIQKDYFEDSNCLGWIREGNDEHAGCAIVLSNKEAYNKPMEMGEKYIGQTFYDLLGRFDEKIIIDEKGWGNFPVPAGNVSVWIPQ from the coding sequence ATGAATTCAACAATGATTCAGTTTTTTCACTGGTACTCAGATGGAAATCAAATGCTTTGGAAGGAGGCTCAAAATCAATCCGAATATCTTGCAGAATTAGGAATTACATCAGTATGGTTTCCACCAGCTTACAAAGGAACAAGCGGTGGGTATTCTACAGGATATGACGCTTATGATCTTTTCGATCTCGGAGAATTTGATCAAAAGGGAGGAATTCCTACCAAGTATGGTATAAAAGATGACTATATAAAAGCAATTCAGGCTTTAAAAAAACAGAATATCCAGGTTATTGTTGATATTGTTTTAGGACATAAGGCAGGGGGTGATGAGCTTGAAAAATTCAAAGCTGTAAAAGTGGATGAAAACAATAGGGAAAAAGTAATTTCTGATATTATTGAAATAGAGTCTTATACTAAATTTACCTTTCCCGGAAGACATAAAAAATACTCTGATTTTGAATGGAACTTTACCTGTTTCAGCGGTGTAGATTATGCGGAAGGAATGGATTCTCATATTTTTAAAATACAGTCTGAATATGGAAATGACTGGGAAGAGATGATAGATGATGAAAAAGGAAATTATGATTATCTGATGTATAATGACATTGAACATCGTAATCCTTTTGTTCGTGAGGAACTTAATAGCTGGGCAAAATGGTATTTTGATCAAACTGATTTTGATGGAGTGAGACTGGATGCTTTAAAACATATTTCTTTTGATTTTTATAAAGAATGGCTTACGCTGATCCGGTCCAACTCAGGGAAAAATATTTTTGCTGTTGGAGAATATTGGGCGCCGGGATACTTACATCTACTTCAAAAATACATTGACGTCACGGAAGGATGTATGAGTTTGTTTGACAGCTCTTTACAAAATAATTTTCATAATGCGTCTAAAGAAGGAGGTTCTTATGATTTAAGAAAAATATTTGATGAGACCTTGACCCAGGCAGATCCTTTACATTCGGTAAGTCTTGTTGATAATCATGATACTCAGCCACTACAGGACCTTGAAGCTCCTGTTGAAGAATGGTTCAAACCGATCGCATATGCTTTGATCCTATTAAGAGAAGATGGGTATCCATGCGTATTTTACCCCGATCTCTATGGTGCTCATTATGTTGATAAAGACAGGGAAGGGAATGATCAGGAAATTTTCCTGAATAAGGTAGATGGAATTGAAGAATTACTGAAAGCCCGAAAGGAGTATGCCTATGGGATTCAAAAAGATTATTTTGAAGATTCCAATTGCCTGGGATGGATTCGTGAAGGAAATGATGAGCATGCAGGCTGTGCCATTGTTCTAAGTAATAAAGAGGCTTACAATAAGCCCATGGAAATGGGTGAAAAATATATTGGACAAACTTTTTACGATTTACTCGGCAGATTCGACGAAAAAATAATCATTGATGAGAAAGGTTGGGGAAATTTTCCGGTTCCTGCAGGAAATGTAAGTGTATGGATCCCTCAATAA